One part of the Terrimicrobium sacchariphilum genome encodes these proteins:
- a CDS encoding type II toxin-antitoxin system RelE family toxin, translating into MFQVIFNSISAAEMAALPKELQLDLLAEFHFLPSDLEDLDRSRFGKVRRDGRSLHRYRATDYRIYFEKHPDGILIHRVLHKNTIRDFLYRSNLPVDEEDAQLGEAKEFWKLIEEAEKKA; encoded by the coding sequence GTGTTTCAGGTAATTTTCAACTCGATCAGCGCCGCCGAGATGGCAGCCCTCCCAAAGGAGCTGCAGCTCGACCTGCTGGCGGAGTTTCACTTCCTCCCGAGCGATCTCGAGGATCTCGACCGCAGTCGCTTCGGCAAGGTGCGCCGCGACGGACGCAGTCTCCACCGCTACCGTGCGACTGACTACCGGATTTATTTCGAGAAACACCCCGACGGCATCCTGATCCACCGCGTGCTCCACAAGAACACGATCCGCGACTTTCTCTATCGCTCAAACCTCCCCGTGGATGAAGAGGACGCCCAACTGGGCGAAGCGAAGGAATTCTGGAAGCTCATCGAGGAGGCGGAGAAAAAAGCGTGA